One segment of Nostoc piscinale CENA21 DNA contains the following:
- a CDS encoding ABC transporter ATP-binding protein, with product MGTKKVRNTLRQSLSVFRYSGRAINLVWTTSRGLTLSLATLTLVAGLLPAAIAYIGKLIVDAVLLAAQGNAVGGYHPLWYVGLEAIAVILLAGSQRGLLVCQSLLRVLLAQRVNVLILEKALTLELPQFEDSEFYDKLTNARREASVRPLSLVNRTFGLVQNALSLVTYGVLLVKFSIWAVIVLIVAAMPAFIAETRFAGEAFRLFSWRAPETRQQHYIENLLAREDFATEIKLYQLGEMLLERYREVFHQLFGEDKDLTLRRGLWGYLLSLVSTGAFYIAYAWIVLEAVAGKISLGDMTMYLTVFRQGQSTFSNALTSIGGMYEDNLYLSNLYDFLEEKVTQPWGYATKGLSPQDGVRFENVSFTYPGSNKPALKNISLHLKPGEKLAIVGENGSGKTTLIKLLTRLYTPDSGRILLDGLDLQEWDVDILRRRIGVIFQNFVRYQFTVGENIGVGDVKNLEDKHRWQIAAQKGLAHSFIEKLPQSFQTQLGRWFKGGQELSGGQWQKIALARAFMRTQADILVLDEPTSAIDAQAEFEIFNHFRSLTQNQMVFLISHRFSTVRMADKIVVIEYGEVKEQGTHEELLKSGGIYAKLFLLQAAGYQ from the coding sequence ATGGGGACTAAAAAAGTAAGAAACACTCTGCGACAATCTCTGTCTGTCTTTCGCTACAGTGGACGGGCGATAAATTTAGTGTGGACTACCAGCCGTGGTTTAACGCTGAGTTTGGCGACCTTAACTTTAGTAGCTGGACTTTTACCAGCTGCGATCGCCTACATTGGTAAACTGATTGTAGATGCTGTGTTATTGGCGGCGCAAGGTAATGCCGTCGGTGGTTATCACCCTTTATGGTATGTTGGCTTAGAAGCGATCGCAGTTATTTTATTAGCCGGTAGTCAACGCGGTTTGCTTGTTTGTCAATCTTTACTGCGGGTTTTACTCGCTCAACGGGTAAATGTTCTCATCTTAGAAAAAGCCCTGACTTTAGAACTACCCCAGTTTGAAGATTCAGAATTTTACGACAAACTCACCAATGCAAGGCGCGAAGCCTCAGTCCGTCCCCTTTCTCTCGTCAACCGCACATTTGGCTTAGTTCAAAACGCCTTGTCGCTTGTTACCTACGGTGTATTGTTAGTCAAATTTTCCATTTGGGCAGTCATAGTTTTAATCGTAGCAGCCATGCCTGCATTCATTGCCGAAACTAGATTTGCTGGTGAAGCCTTTCGCTTATTTAGTTGGCGTGCGCCGGAAACTCGTCAACAGCACTATATCGAAAATCTCTTAGCACGAGAAGACTTTGCAACGGAAATCAAACTCTACCAGCTAGGAGAAATGCTGTTAGAACGTTACCGCGAAGTTTTTCATCAACTTTTCGGCGAAGACAAAGACTTAACTCTGCGTCGAGGACTTTGGGGATATCTGCTGAGTTTAGTTAGTACTGGTGCTTTTTACATCGCCTACGCTTGGATAGTTTTAGAAGCAGTGGCGGGAAAAATTTCGTTGGGAGATATGACTATGTATCTCACTGTGTTTCGTCAAGGACAATCTACTTTTTCTAACGCCCTGACTTCCATTGGTGGGATGTACGAGGATAACTTATATTTATCTAATCTCTACGACTTTCTTGAAGAGAAAGTTACTCAGCCTTGGGGTTACGCTACCAAAGGTTTATCGCCTCAAGATGGGGTTCGCTTTGAGAATGTCTCTTTTACTTATCCTGGTAGTAATAAACCAGCTTTAAAAAATATCTCTCTACATTTAAAACCAGGAGAAAAACTCGCAATTGTTGGTGAAAATGGTTCCGGGAAAACTACTTTAATTAAACTGCTAACTCGACTTTACACACCAGATTCCGGGCGAATTTTATTAGATGGTTTAGATTTACAAGAATGGGATGTTGATATTTTACGGCGGCGCATTGGTGTAATTTTTCAAAATTTTGTGCGTTATCAATTCACCGTTGGGGAGAATATTGGTGTTGGTGATGTTAAAAATCTCGAAGATAAACATCGTTGGCAAATTGCAGCCCAAAAAGGATTAGCCCATTCTTTTATTGAAAAATTACCGCAAAGCTTTCAAACTCAACTCGGACGCTGGTTTAAAGGTGGACAAGAATTATCTGGTGGACAGTGGCAAAAAATTGCCCTTGCTCGTGCTTTTATGCGAACTCAAGCAGATATTTTAGTGTTAGATGAGCCTACATCGGCTATTGATGCTCAAGCTGAATTTGAAATTTTTAATCATTTTCGTAGCTTGACACAAAATCAAATGGTGTTTTTGATTTCTCACCGCTTTTCTACTGTTAGAATGGCTGACAAAATTGTGGTGATTGAATATGGCGAAGTCAAGGAACAAGGTACCCATGAAGAGTTACTGAAATCTGGGGGAATTTACGCCAAGTTATTTTTATTGCAAGCAGCAGGTTATCAGTAG
- a CDS encoding filamentous hemagglutinin N-terminal domain-containing protein: protein MVKVNYLMRFWRWNCTAILWLLACNPAVADMIPDNTLPVNTTVSNSGNVRMIEGGTLRGTNLFHSFQEFSFSVNTAAMTGNTAFFNNNSAVRNIFARVTGGSISNIDGIIRANGTANLFLINPSGIVFGPNASLNVGGSFIASTANSIKFADGKEFSATNHTPDPLLTVSIPIGLNFSSTVGSIVNQSQASPNGEMTDADPPNPIGLKAPIGKTLALIGGDVGIEGGNLTTTAGRIELGSVGTGLVKLTEVEKGYAFDYSGIQDFRDIQVSQFAIIYGSGNDGSDIHFQGRNVNLTDSSLVFINSFERGRQDNLSINAINLTIDAGAFLATFALGEGNAGNIQVKASNIVELAGSTPDGFFPSSIVSQVLESATGNAGSITIDTKKLLIRDGATIDSSTFGSGQAGNISIKATNSVELLGRNLIDSQQPSGIFAQVAQESIAQSTNAGNLNIETQKLIVTGGAQIATSVRNNGKGGNITIQASDTILVSGTSSQATASFSDSNRSGIFIGAEAGATGDVGNLDITTGLLTVENGARISAANFGSSQVGGNANFTLRQLVVQNGGEIRSASFGEGAGGILNITATDSIDVVGAANIGGESVISTLFTDAQASGKAGNLIINSDRLSVRDGAELSVSSEGSGQAGNLDIKARIVQLDNRAKLIAETASGDGGNITLTLNEVLLLRHQSLISTTAGTRFAGGNGGIINIKAPFIVAIPSEDSNIKANAFTGNGGQVNITARGIFGIQPRQFETSTSDITASSTFGVNGVININNPDVDPTQGLTTLPQTVVDVSQLIAQGCGAPAGQVANQFTVAGRGGLPPSPNDNLNSDAVWLDTRRTVAAKPQHQSRTPAVKPSKTLNSLSLVPASGWVFNNKGEVTLVAQVANSVRENLGVTSTVCHSR, encoded by the coding sequence GTGGTAAAGGTAAACTATCTGATGCGATTTTGGAGATGGAATTGCACGGCAATATTGTGGTTGTTAGCTTGTAACCCAGCTGTTGCAGACATGATTCCAGATAACACCCTCCCTGTAAATACCACTGTCAGCAACTCTGGTAATGTCAGAATGATTGAGGGCGGTACGCTTAGAGGTACAAACCTATTTCACAGCTTTCAAGAATTTTCTTTTTCTGTCAATACTGCTGCAATGACAGGAAATACTGCCTTTTTCAACAATAACTCGGCAGTCAGAAACATCTTTGCACGGGTAACAGGTGGTTCAATTTCTAATATAGATGGCATTATCAGAGCTAACGGCACGGCTAATCTATTTTTAATTAATCCTAGTGGAATTGTTTTTGGCCCCAATGCCAGCTTAAATGTTGGTGGTTCCTTTATTGCCAGTACTGCCAATAGTATTAAGTTTGCTGATGGTAAAGAATTTAGTGCTACAAACCACACTCCTGACCCATTATTAACAGTCAGCATTCCTATAGGTTTAAACTTTAGTTCTACTGTCGGTAGTATTGTTAATCAGTCCCAAGCCAGCCCGAATGGAGAAATGACTGATGCTGATCCTCCTAACCCTATTGGTTTAAAAGCTCCTATTGGTAAAACCTTGGCATTGATAGGAGGTGATGTAGGGATAGAAGGGGGAAATCTGACAACTACAGCAGGCAGAATTGAACTGGGTAGCGTTGGTACAGGTTTAGTTAAACTGACAGAAGTTGAGAAAGGTTACGCCTTTGATTATTCAGGTATACAAGATTTTCGAGATATTCAAGTTTCTCAATTTGCGATTATTTATGGCAGTGGTAATGATGGTAGTGACATTCATTTCCAAGGTAGAAATGTCAACTTGACGGATAGTTCTTTAGTATTTATTAATAGTTTTGAGCGAGGCAGACAAGATAATTTGTCAATTAATGCCATAAATTTAACTATTGATGCAGGTGCATTTCTGGCAACTTTTGCTTTGGGTGAAGGGAATGCTGGAAATATACAAGTGAAAGCTTCAAATATTGTGGAATTGGCAGGTTCAACCCCAGACGGCTTTTTTCCTAGCAGTATAGTGTCTCAAGTTCTAGAGTCAGCTACAGGTAACGCTGGCAGTATCACAATTGATACTAAAAAACTACTCATTAGAGATGGGGCAACTATAGATTCTTCCACTTTTGGGTCGGGTCAAGCAGGAAATATCAGTATCAAAGCTACAAATTCTGTGGAACTGCTTGGCAGAAATCTCATTGATAGTCAGCAGCCTAGTGGAATTTTTGCTCAAGTTGCTCAAGAATCCATAGCGCAATCAACTAATGCCGGAAACTTAAATATTGAAACACAAAAGTTGATTGTTACGGGTGGCGCACAGATAGCCACCTCTGTTCGCAATAATGGTAAAGGCGGTAATATCACGATTCAAGCTTCAGATACAATTCTTGTCAGTGGAACATCTTCGCAAGCTACTGCTTCATTCTCCGATAGTAATCGGAGTGGAATTTTTATCGGTGCTGAGGCTGGCGCTACAGGCGATGTCGGCAATTTGGATATTACAACTGGACTGCTGACTGTGGAAAATGGAGCCAGAATCTCCGCTGCTAATTTTGGTTCTAGTCAAGTTGGTGGTAATGCCAATTTCACTCTGAGACAGTTGGTAGTGCAGAATGGCGGAGAAATTCGTTCTGCTTCTTTTGGGGAAGGGGCGGGGGGAATCTTGAATATCACCGCTACTGATTCGATAGACGTTGTGGGTGCAGCTAATATTGGTGGTGAAAGTGTCATAAGTACTTTGTTTACCGACGCTCAAGCCTCTGGGAAAGCTGGTAATTTAATTATTAATAGCGATCGCTTGTCGGTACGAGATGGCGCAGAATTATCAGTAAGTAGTGAAGGCTCTGGACAAGCCGGCAATTTAGATATCAAAGCTCGGATTGTCCAATTAGATAATCGAGCCAAGTTAATTGCTGAAACAGCTTCTGGTGATGGTGGTAATATCACACTCACATTAAATGAGGTGCTACTTCTACGCCACCAGAGTTTAATCTCCACCACAGCAGGTACTAGATTTGCTGGTGGTAATGGTGGCATCATTAATATCAAAGCTCCATTTATTGTGGCTATCCCCTCAGAAGATAGCAACATCAAAGCCAATGCTTTTACAGGCAACGGTGGTCAAGTTAATATCACCGCCAGAGGCATTTTTGGCATTCAACCACGACAATTTGAAACTTCCACAAGTGATATTACTGCCAGTTCAACTTTTGGTGTGAATGGAGTTATCAACATTAACAACCCTGATGTTGACCCAACTCAAGGTTTAACTACTTTACCTCAAACTGTAGTAGATGTTTCCCAACTAATCGCTCAAGGTTGTGGCGCACCAGCGGGACAGGTAGCCAATCAATTCACCGTAGCTGGACGTGGTGGCTTACCTCCCAGTCCCAATGACAATCTCAATAGCGATGCAGTATGGTTAGACACACGCCGCACTGTAGCCGCAAAGCCACAGCACCAATCACGAACTCCCGCTGTCAAACCATCCAAGACACTTAATAGCCTCTCTCTAGTTCCTGCATCTGGTTGGGTCTTTAACAACAAAGGCGAAGTTACACTTGTCGCTCAGGTCGCTAATTCTGTTCGCGAGAATTTAGGCGTTACCTCTACAGTTTGCCATAGCCGCTAA
- a CDS encoding PEP-CTERM sorting domain-containing protein (PEP-CTERM proteins occur, often in large numbers, in the proteomes of bacteria that also encode an exosortase, a predicted intramembrane cysteine proteinase. The presence of a PEP-CTERM domain at a protein's C-terminus predicts cleavage within the sorting domain, followed by covalent anchoring to some some component of the (usually Gram-negative) cell surface. Many PEP-CTERM proteins exhibit an unusual sequence composition that includes large numbers of potential glycosylation sites. Expression of one such protein has been shown restore the ability of a bacterium to form floc, a type of biofilm.), giving the protein MAGTPSNQPDVIWFIQSDDSRLINNLTGFGGVNRIFGIFPRQINGGGTFAIDQQNSSQPVPEPSTVAASLLSIGALGMRSLLQHRKRLKKVS; this is encoded by the coding sequence TTGGCAGGAACACCTAGTAATCAGCCTGACGTAATTTGGTTTATTCAGTCTGATGATTCTAGGCTGATTAATAATTTAACAGGTTTCGGCGGAGTTAATAGAATTTTCGGTATATTTCCTCGTCAGATTAATGGCGGTGGAACATTTGCTATTGACCAGCAAAACAGTAGTCAACCAGTTCCCGAACCATCTACTGTTGCAGCTAGTTTACTGAGTATAGGCGCTTTGGGGATGAGATCGCTACTGCAACACCGCAAGCGCCTGAAAAAGGTGTCCTAA
- a CDS encoding response regulator → MVNNSIEKTQVYRCVEILLVEDSPSDANLTMKGFVNTKIPNNLHWVEDGETAMNYLHQQGEFANAPRPDLILLDLNLPGMDGREVLTELKSDPKLKHIPVVVLTTSADEQDILRSYHLSANCYVTKPLDVYQFLEVVDLIKDFWLTAVTLPPDLSIL, encoded by the coding sequence ATGGTTAATAACAGTATTGAAAAGACTCAAGTATATCGGTGTGTTGAAATTTTGCTAGTTGAAGACTCTCCCAGCGATGCTAATCTCACTATGAAAGGCTTCGTAAATACCAAAATTCCCAATAACTTGCACTGGGTAGAAGATGGTGAAACGGCAATGAATTATCTACACCAGCAAGGAGAGTTTGCTAATGCTCCACGTCCCGATTTAATTTTACTGGATTTGAATTTACCAGGGATGGATGGACGAGAAGTGCTGACAGAACTTAAATCTGATCCCAAATTGAAACATATTCCGGTGGTTGTCCTGACTACTTCCGCAGATGAACAAGACATACTACGTTCTTATCATCTCAGTGCTAACTGTTATGTAACCAAACCTCTTGATGTTTATCAGTTTCTTGAGGTTGTGGATTTAATTAAAGATTTTTGGTTAACGGCAGTTACTCTACCACCAGATTTATCCATCTTATAA
- a CDS encoding hybrid sensor histidine kinase/response regulator, translating into MQKTIIRVLLVEDSPSDAKLLHQIFSHTVQHKLEMVHVEQLSEAINLSLSENNLTVNHLENVSFQPHKFDVVLMDLGLPDSFGLDTLKAYRAAVPDIPVVVLTGLDDEELAMQALAEGAQDYLVKDQITIQRLVRAIRYAIEREEILNKLRESEEISRQALVKEQQLNELKSNFVAMVSHEFRNPMTTIRTAIDILQNHNNMDEARRNIYFERVQDALNHMLQLLDEVLFLSKSETAKLEYKPAPLNLISFCQEITEVMQMKAAGQKNIIFNNAGECNLIYMDEELIYCILTNLISNAVKYSPPQSNIWFNLTFEGDMAIFQVKDEGIGIPETDQVNLFQTFYRASNARRIQGTGLGLAMVKKCVDLHGGEINLESQQDVGTTVIVKLPLNYSGKSE; encoded by the coding sequence ATGCAAAAAACAATAATTCGTGTTCTGCTGGTAGAGGATAGTCCTAGTGATGCCAAACTATTACATCAAATATTTTCTCATACCGTTCAACATAAACTAGAAATGGTGCATGTTGAACAATTATCTGAAGCGATAAATTTAAGTTTATCAGAGAATAATCTTACAGTAAATCATTTGGAAAATGTAAGTTTTCAACCACATAAATTTGATGTAGTTTTGATGGACTTGGGATTACCAGATTCTTTTGGGCTAGATACTTTAAAGGCTTATCGAGCCGCAGTTCCAGATATTCCTGTAGTGGTTTTAACAGGACTTGATGATGAAGAATTAGCAATGCAAGCTTTAGCAGAAGGCGCTCAAGATTATTTAGTCAAAGACCAAATTACCATTCAGCGATTAGTACGGGCTATTCGCTATGCTATTGAACGAGAAGAAATTCTCAATAAGTTACGAGAAAGTGAAGAAATAAGCCGTCAAGCATTAGTAAAAGAACAACAACTCAATGAGTTAAAGTCTAACTTTGTGGCGATGGTTTCCCATGAGTTTCGTAACCCGATGACTACAATTAGGACTGCTATAGATATTCTGCAAAATCACAATAATATGGATGAGGCGCGAAGAAATATTTATTTCGAGCGTGTGCAAGATGCTCTCAACCACATGTTGCAGCTATTAGATGAAGTTTTATTTCTCAGTAAAAGTGAAACTGCCAAATTAGAATATAAACCTGCACCTTTAAATTTGATTAGCTTTTGTCAAGAAATTACGGAAGTAATGCAAATGAAAGCGGCTGGGCAGAAAAATATTATTTTTAATAATGCAGGAGAATGTAATTTAATTTATATGGATGAGGAATTAATTTATTGTATTTTGACTAATTTAATTTCCAATGCTGTGAAATATTCTCCACCACAAAGTAATATTTGGTTTAATTTAACCTTTGAAGGTGATATGGCAATTTTTCAGGTTAAAGATGAGGGAATAGGGATTCCAGAAACAGACCAAGTTAATTTATTTCAAACTTTTTACAGGGCGAGTAATGCGCGTAGAATTCAAGGAACAGGTCTAGGGCTGGCAATGGTGAAAAAGTGTGTAGACTTACATGGTGGTGAAATTAACCTAGAAAGCCAACAGGATGTGGGGACTACGGTAATAGTTAAACTGCCGTTAAATTACAGTGGTAAGAGTGAATAG
- the bchH gene encoding magnesium chelatase subunit H has translation MKRIVLIAGFESFNADLYRKAATVAESRCPDLDIRVFSDRDITSKRTEVETAVDGADVFFGSLLFDYDQVVWLRDRLAQVPIRLVFESALELMSLTKLGDFAIGHKPKGMPKPVKFILDKFSNGREEDKLAGYISFLKIGPKLLKFVPVQKVQDLRNWLIIYGYWNAGGPENVASLFWILAEKYLGLKVGDIPPPVETPNMGLLHPDYQGFFETPKAYLGWYQQIPRKISPPFQGGLGGSKYQKPVIGILLYRKHVITKQPYIPQLIRRCEEAGLIPLPIFINGVEGHVAVRDWMTTDYEQQQRQLNNIETPSLSPEAVKVDAIVSTIGFPLVGGPAGSMEAGRQVEVAKRILTAKNVPYIVAAPLLIQDIHSWTRQGVGGLQSVVLYALPELDGAIDTVPLGGLVGEDIYLVPERVQRLIGRVKNWIALRQTPASERKIAIILYGFPPGYGATGTAALLNVPRSLIKFLHALKDQGYNIGDIPEDGEELIRQVKETDERLESSSSLAPSPQSLASIPNTVNVRKLEKWLGYLRTSRVEKQWKSLTGSGIKTYGDELHIGGVQLGNVWIGVQPPLGIQGDPMRLMFERDLTPHPQYAAFYKWLQNELQADAVVHFGMHGTVEWLPGSPLGNTGYSWSDILLGDLPNLYIYAANNPSESILAKRRGYGVLISHNVPPYGRAGLYKELVALRDLIAEYREDPKKNYVLKEGICKKIIDTGLDVDCPFEDAKKLGIPFTPENIRMFSGHAFDDYLVKLYEYLQVLENRLFSSGLHTLGEAPNEEEMAAYLGAYFGSESQKQGEKEIRDLLMQTTDELTNLLRGLNGEYIPPAPGGDLLRDGAGVLPTGRNIHALDPYRMPSPAAYERGREIAQKIIAQHLQEHGKYPETVAVLLWGLDAIKTKGESLGILLELVGAEPVKEGTGRIVRYELKPLAEVGHPRIDVLGNLSGIFRDSFVNIIELLDDLFFRAAEADEPEDQNFIKKHALTLKAQGVENASARLFSNPAGDFGSLVNDRVVDGNWESGEELGNTWQSRNVFSYGRQDKGQARPEVLNQLLKTSDRIVQEIDSVEYGLTDIQEYYANTGGLKKAAEKQGGKKVTTSFVESFSKDTTPRNLDDLLRMEYRTKLLNPKWAQAMANQGSGGAYEISQRMTALIGWGGTADFKDDWVYDQAADTYALDPAMAEKLRQANPEAFRNIISRMLEASGRGFWQADADKLDKLRQLYELTDEQLEGVTSVYY, from the coding sequence ATGAAACGGATCGTCTTGATTGCTGGGTTTGAATCATTCAACGCTGACTTATACAGAAAAGCGGCAACTGTAGCTGAATCTCGCTGTCCTGATTTAGACATTCGGGTATTTAGCGATCGCGATATTACCAGTAAGCGTACCGAGGTAGAAACAGCGGTTGATGGTGCTGACGTATTTTTTGGCAGCTTATTATTTGATTATGACCAAGTTGTGTGGTTGCGCGATCGCCTTGCCCAAGTTCCCATCCGGCTTGTGTTTGAGTCAGCTTTGGAATTGATGAGTTTAACCAAGCTGGGAGACTTTGCTATTGGTCACAAACCCAAAGGAATGCCCAAACCAGTTAAATTCATCCTCGACAAATTCAGCAACGGACGCGAAGAAGACAAACTTGCAGGTTACATCAGCTTCTTAAAAATCGGCCCGAAACTTTTAAAGTTTGTTCCAGTCCAGAAAGTTCAAGACTTACGTAACTGGCTAATTATCTATGGTTACTGGAATGCAGGCGGCCCGGAAAACGTTGCATCATTATTCTGGATACTTGCAGAAAAATATTTAGGTCTGAAAGTTGGCGACATTCCCCCACCAGTCGAAACCCCCAATATGGGATTACTCCATCCCGACTACCAAGGGTTTTTTGAAACGCCAAAAGCATATCTAGGCTGGTATCAGCAAATCCCCCGAAAAATTAGCCCCCCTTTTCAAGGGGGGTTGGGGGGATCTAAATATCAAAAGCCAGTTATCGGGATATTGCTTTACCGCAAACACGTCATCACCAAACAACCATACATTCCCCAACTAATTCGCCGCTGTGAAGAAGCTGGCTTAATTCCCTTACCTATATTTATCAACGGCGTAGAAGGACACGTAGCAGTTCGGGACTGGATGACAACCGACTACGAACAGCAACAACGACAACTTAATAACATTGAAACTCCCTCACTTTCTCCAGAAGCAGTTAAAGTTGATGCTATAGTTTCCACCATTGGCTTTCCTTTAGTGGGTGGCCCGGCTGGTTCAATGGAAGCTGGACGACAGGTAGAAGTAGCAAAGCGCATCCTGACTGCGAAAAATGTGCCTTACATTGTTGCCGCACCCTTATTAATTCAAGATATCCATTCTTGGACACGCCAAGGTGTCGGCGGCTTACAAAGTGTAGTTTTATATGCCTTACCAGAACTCGACGGGGCTATTGATACCGTTCCCCTCGGTGGTTTAGTAGGCGAAGATATTTATCTCGTACCTGAACGGGTACAGCGATTAATTGGTAGAGTCAAAAACTGGATTGCTTTACGGCAAACACCAGCATCAGAACGTAAAATTGCAATTATTTTATATGGTTTCCCCCCTGGTTATGGTGCAACTGGCACGGCTGCATTGTTAAATGTGCCTCGCAGCTTAATTAAATTCCTTCACGCACTCAAAGACCAAGGTTATAATATTGGCGACATCCCAGAAGATGGGGAAGAACTAATTCGTCAAGTAAAAGAAACTGATGAGAGGCTAGAGTCTAGTTCTTCCCTAGCCCCTAGTCCCCAGTCCCTAGCCTCTATTCCTAATACTGTTAATGTCAGAAAATTAGAAAAATGGCTAGGATATCTCCGCACATCTCGCGTTGAAAAACAATGGAAATCTTTAACAGGAAGCGGGATTAAAACTTATGGCGATGAACTGCACATTGGTGGAGTGCAGTTAGGAAATGTTTGGATAGGTGTCCAACCACCGTTAGGTATTCAAGGCGACCCGATGCGGTTAATGTTTGAACGCGATTTAACACCCCATCCCCAATATGCCGCTTTTTATAAATGGTTGCAAAATGAATTGCAAGCTGATGCTGTGGTTCACTTTGGGATGCACGGTACAGTGGAATGGTTGCCGGGTTCGCCTTTGGGAAATACAGGTTATTCTTGGTCGGATATTTTGTTAGGCGATTTACCTAATCTATATATATATGCGGCGAATAATCCTTCGGAGTCAATTTTGGCAAAGCGTCGCGGTTATGGGGTGTTAATTTCGCACAATGTACCGCCTTATGGTCGTGCAGGTTTGTATAAGGAGTTGGTGGCATTGCGCGATTTAATTGCAGAGTATCGAGAAGATCCGAAAAAGAATTATGTGTTGAAGGAAGGGATTTGTAAAAAGATTATTGATACGGGTTTAGATGTTGATTGTCCGTTTGAGGATGCGAAAAAGTTGGGCATTCCTTTTACGCCAGAAAATATCAGGATGTTTAGTGGTCATGCTTTTGATGATTATTTGGTGAAGTTGTACGAATATTTGCAAGTATTAGAAAATAGGTTGTTTTCTTCTGGGTTGCATACTTTGGGTGAAGCACCGAATGAGGAGGAGATGGCGGCTTATTTGGGGGCTTATTTTGGTAGCGAATCACAAAAACAGGGAGAGAAAGAAATTAGAGATTTATTAATGCAAACTACAGATGAGTTAACAAATTTGTTGCGGGGGTTGAATGGGGAGTATATTCCGCCTGCGCCTGGTGGTGATTTGTTGCGTGATGGTGCTGGGGTTTTGCCGACGGGGAGGAATATTCATGCGTTAGATCCTTATAGAATGCCTTCACCTGCGGCGTATGAAAGGGGTAGGGAAATTGCCCAGAAAATTATCGCCCAGCATTTACAAGAACATGGGAAATATCCTGAGACGGTGGCGGTGTTGTTGTGGGGTTTAGATGCAATTAAAACCAAGGGTGAATCTTTAGGAATTCTGCTGGAATTAGTTGGTGCTGAACCTGTAAAGGAAGGGACTGGCCGAATTGTTCGTTATGAATTAAAACCCTTGGCTGAGGTGGGACATCCGCGTATTGATGTGTTGGGTAATTTGTCGGGAATTTTCCGCGATAGTTTTGTAAATATCATCGAATTGTTGGATGATTTGTTTTTCCGTGCTGCTGAGGCGGATGAACCAGAAGACCAGAATTTTATTAAGAAACACGCTTTAACTTTGAAGGCGCAAGGTGTAGAAAATGCTTCGGCGAGATTATTTTCTAATCCTGCGGGTGATTTTGGTTCTTTGGTAAATGATAGGGTGGTGGATGGTAATTGGGAATCTGGGGAAGAGTTAGGTAATACTTGGCAAAGCCGCAATGTGTTTAGCTACGGGAGACAAGATAAAGGCCAAGCTAGACCAGAGGTGTTGAATCAGTTGTTGAAAACGAGCGATCGCATCGTCCAAGAAATTGATTCGGTAGAATATGGTTTAACCGATATTCAAGAATATTACGCCAACACTGGCGGTTTGAAAAAAGCAGCCGAAAAACAAGGCGGTAAAAAGGTAACTACCAGCTTCGTCGAAAGTTTCTCGAAAGACACCACCCCCCGCAATTTAGATGATTTGCTGCGGATGGAATATCGCACAAAATTGCTAAACCCTAAATGGGCGCAAGCAATGGCAAATCAAGGTTCTGGCGGTGCTTATGAAATTTCGCAACGGATGACAGCCTTAATTGGTTGGGGTGGTACTGCTGATTTTAAAGATGATTGGGTATATGACCAAGCCGCAGATACCTATGCTTTAGACCCAGCAATGGCAGAGAAATTACGCCAAGCCAACCCCGAAGCTTTCCGCAATATTATTAGCAGAATGCTAGAAGCATCTGGGCGCGGCTTCTGGCAAGCTGATGCAGATAAATTAGATAAATTGCGTCAGTTATATGAGTTAACTGATGAACAATTGGAAGGTGTGACAAGTGTTTACTATTAA